GCGAGCAGCAGCAGGGGAGTTGCCGCTCGAACGGAGATCTCATCGAGCACTCGTAACGGAACCCACGAGATGAAGATCCAGTTCGGCAGGTCTTCCACGCTCCCCCCTGGCACCGAAGCGACAGGTGGGGGCGTGACGGTGTCGAAATAGAACCGGCCCTCGGGGGCCTCGACCCATCCCCGTGGCTTCGCCTGCAGCTGCGGCCAGATTTCGGGGAACGAGTCCTGGAAGCTCCTTCCCAACTCGAGAACGAGGCCCGTTTCGAGCTTGGGGCGGTGCTGGACCCAGTAGCCTTCGGAGTTGACGACCATGCGTTGGATTCCGTTCACTTGGGAATCCTGTACGAATTCCCGCAGGAAGTGTCCACCGTGCGCGTTGAGCACGACGATTCCTCTTCGCTGGCCAGCTGTGCCATCGATCGGTGCCGCCAGGCGGACCACGGGCCGATAGGGCCAGGCGATCGTTCCACCCTCGACTTCCGCGTCGATAGGTGAGACGAATACCTCGCCAGGCTTGAGGCGCATGGCTCCCGTGAAATAATCGAATCCGCTCGTGTCCTGGAGCTCGTTTGGCCCCGCAATGCGGGGTCCATCGGATGTGTTCTCCGCGCGAAGGAACTCCCGACCCTCGGCGTTGATGAACTGGACCTGTTGGTAGCTGGGCCGGTATCGCAGGAACGCAGATACGCTCTGCACCGATGACGGAACGAGCTCCGTATCTGTATCGATCAGTTCACGGGCCAGATCGCCGAAGAAGAAGAGATCGCCGGTCGCAATCTCGTTCCCTTGTTCGACCCGGCGAATGCCGGCCTGGATGACCGCGGCTTCCGCCGTGAGGAATTTTGCTCGCTCGCTTCCGACGCTCATGCTGTATTCGCGGGAGAATGCAAACAGGAGCACGATCGTCAGTGGCACCAGGATCTTCATGTACTCCCAGAAGGGGACGATTGCGAGCCCTTGCAGGAAACCGTCGAACGATCGACGTCCCTCCAACCACGATTCGTTTCTCCTTGAACCCATCCTGTAACTCCTCAGTTGTCAGGCCGAAAGAGCAGGGGCGCCAGCGGATCGCCTCTGCCAATAGATGGCCGACACAGAATCGGCGGGGTTGTCACGCGCTTTCTTCATCGCCTGCATGGCGACGAACGGACGGATCCGAGCCATGACCGTACCTCCCGCGTCGGGCTTCCGTTCCGCACCGGGGCGCCTCGTGCGTCCCGAACGCAAACCGGTTGCCCGGCCATGTCCCCTATATGTTCCATCCCCCGGCA
The sequence above is a segment of the bacterium genome. Coding sequences within it:
- a CDS encoding PAS domain S-box protein; its protein translation is MEGRRSFDGFLQGLAIVPFWEYMKILVPLTIVLLFAFSREYSMSVGSERAKFLTAEAAVIQAGIRRVEQGNEIATGDLFFFGDLARELIDTDTELVPSSVQSVSAFLRYRPSYQQVQFINAEGREFLRAENTSDGPRIAGPNELQDTSGFDYFTGAMRLKPGEVFVSPIDAEVEGGTIAWPYRPVVRLAAPIDGTAGQRRGIVVLNAHGGHFLREFVQDSQVNGIQRMVVNSEGYWVQHRPKLETGLVLELGRSFQDSFPEIWPQLQAKPRGWVEAPEGRFYFDTVTPPPVASVPGGSVEDLPNWIFISWVPLRVLDEISVRAATPLLLLATPLFFTCLAIGCLAAVARNRQKLADEALKSAQEIKNVMMVAALDGIVVMDRKGITLEFNPSAQEIFGYSLEEARGKLVADLIIPEEHREAHRVGLEHFLETGAGRIIDKHVDELTAVRKNGEEFPVELTVCPVMASGELFFYGFLRDLSVAGREKVKADLEADPIPRALRG